One genomic region from Streptomyces sp. Li-HN-5-11 encodes:
- a CDS encoding RDD family protein gives MSFGSPQQNPYGQPQDPQQGYGYPQQGQQPGYGYPQQGVPPQQGYGYPQQPGYPGGAPRVASMGRRLGARLIDGAIYGVVYTVLAIGGIAGAVNSAKNCDPNAADYQTCLNNAGSDFVTKFGAVIGVLAVIGLLYEWLMVGLVGRTLGKMAVGLHVVNAETGGKPGLGKSFIRWVIPMVGAIACGIGQLLVYLSPFWDKSGRQQGWHDKAAGTMVVQN, from the coding sequence ATGAGTTTCGGCTCGCCCCAGCAGAACCCGTACGGACAGCCGCAGGACCCCCAGCAGGGCTACGGCTACCCCCAGCAGGGCCAGCAGCCCGGCTACGGCTACCCGCAGCAGGGTGTCCCGCCGCAGCAGGGGTACGGCTACCCGCAGCAGCCGGGCTACCCGGGCGGGGCTCCCCGTGTCGCCTCGATGGGCCGACGGCTCGGCGCCCGTCTGATCGACGGCGCCATCTACGGCGTCGTCTACACCGTCCTCGCCATCGGGGGCATCGCCGGCGCGGTCAACTCGGCCAAGAACTGCGACCCGAACGCCGCCGACTACCAGACCTGCCTCAACAACGCCGGCTCCGACTTCGTCACCAAGTTCGGCGCGGTCATCGGCGTTCTGGCCGTCATCGGCCTGCTCTACGAGTGGCTGATGGTCGGCCTGGTGGGCCGCACCCTGGGCAAGATGGCCGTGGGCCTGCACGTGGTGAACGCCGAGACGGGCGGGAAGCCGGGCCTCGGCAAGTCGTTCATCCGCTGGGTCATCCCGATGGTCGGCGCCATCGCCTGTGGCATCGGCCAGCTGCTCGTCTACCTGTCGCCGTTCTGGGACAAGTCGGGTCGCCAGCAGGGCTGGCACGACAAGGCGGCGGGCACGATGGTCGTCCAGAACTGA
- a CDS encoding helix-turn-helix domain-containing protein, translating to MPRWKALPDELDPQVREFATRLRRLVDRGGLSVAALADRTGYSRTSWERYLNGRLLAPKGAVVALAEVTGANPVHLITMWELAERAWSRSELRHDRTMEAIRAARARAAFGEFGEFGAVAPAVEAVEAAACGAARKGGGATVTPAVAGPAGVFPTVPSQATVSDADVRKGAARAAVVGPAGPADSVGPMGSGTGAATAAPRPGAAAPGSGPASRPSGSRSRAAVVPPHSPAACGSDRGSYSGSGSYSGTRSSSGSGSAVPRNVNSWGLAGYRGPSPVAGRRAGGTTPPSGGTGRTASTPSPSAPATPGSSAPAAPSPYGEPPTGGGPTRGRRPAMFLAGLAAVLAVIGAVFYLARGYGHAKAEGAAGPPSSSAGARPHLPPGVKCTGAACAGKDAESMGCTGDVVTTARSVTVGGAVLELRYSRMCGAAWGRITQAARGDKVQVSVGTRSETGTITSAGDTVAYTPMAAATDAAQAKACATTATGQRACTK from the coding sequence GTGCCTCGTTGGAAGGCCTTGCCGGACGAACTCGATCCACAGGTCAGGGAGTTCGCGACCCGGCTGCGGCGGCTCGTGGACCGCGGCGGACTGAGCGTCGCCGCGCTCGCCGACCGCACCGGCTACAGCAGGACGTCCTGGGAGCGTTACCTCAACGGCCGGCTCCTCGCGCCCAAGGGCGCGGTCGTCGCCCTCGCCGAGGTCACCGGCGCCAATCCGGTCCACCTCATCACGATGTGGGAGCTCGCGGAGCGCGCCTGGAGCCGCTCGGAGCTGCGTCACGACAGGACCATGGAGGCCATCCGGGCAGCCCGGGCCCGTGCCGCCTTCGGCGAGTTCGGCGAGTTCGGCGCGGTGGCGCCCGCCGTCGAAGCCGTCGAGGCAGCAGCGTGCGGGGCGGCCCGCAAGGGCGGCGGCGCCACGGTGACCCCGGCGGTCGCGGGACCCGCGGGCGTGTTCCCGACGGTTCCGTCCCAGGCGACGGTGTCCGACGCGGACGTACGGAAGGGGGCGGCACGCGCCGCAGTGGTGGGGCCGGCAGGTCCGGCGGATTCGGTGGGTCCGATGGGCTCCGGGACGGGGGCGGCTACCGCGGCGCCGCGGCCGGGAGCCGCCGCCCCCGGCTCCGGTCCGGCTTCCCGCCCGTCCGGCTCCCGGTCGCGCGCCGCCGTCGTCCCGCCCCACTCGCCCGCGGCCTGCGGATCCGACCGCGGCTCGTACTCCGGCTCCGGCTCGTACTCCGGTACCCGCTCCTCCTCCGGCTCCGGCTCCGCCGTGCCGAGGAACGTCAACTCCTGGGGCCTGGCGGGGTACCGGGGACCGTCCCCGGTGGCCGGGCGTCGCGCCGGAGGCACCACACCGCCGTCCGGCGGCACCGGCCGGACGGCAAGCACCCCGAGCCCCTCCGCACCGGCCACCCCTGGCTCCTCCGCACCGGCCGCCCCGAGCCCGTACGGCGAACCGCCCACCGGCGGTGGCCCGACGCGCGGGCGGCGGCCGGCGATGTTCCTCGCGGGTCTGGCCGCGGTGCTTGCCGTGATCGGGGCCGTGTTCTACCTCGCCCGCGGGTACGGGCACGCGAAGGCCGAGGGCGCGGCCGGGCCGCCGTCCTCCTCCGCAGGCGCCCGCCCTCACCTGCCGCCGGGCGTCAAGTGCACCGGCGCCGCCTGCGCGGGCAAGGACGCCGAGAGCATGGGCTGCACCGGAGACGTGGTCACCACCGCGCGGAGCGTCACCGTGGGCGGCGCCGTCCTCGAACTCCGCTACAGCAGGATGTGCGGCGCCGCCTGGGGACGTATCACCCAGGCCGCCCGGGGCGATAAGGTCCAGGTCTCCGTCGGCACCCGCAGCGAGACCGGAACGATCACGAGCGCCGGTGACACGGTCGCGTACACGCCGATGGCCGCCGCGACGGACGCGGCGCAGGCGAAGGCGTGCGCGACGACGGCGACGGGACAGCGGGCGTGCACGAAGTGA
- a CDS encoding helix-turn-helix transcriptional regulator has translation MGAWQPLPDGLPPEVRHFVEQLRLLKDRTGLSLVALGARTAYSKSSWQRYLNATQPPPRQAVAALCRVAGLADADAERHAVRWEMAVQVWPRPAPAPARSAGPQGTGEWEGYDASEEREAYEDAPTVPWWERLEERPRPGPAGRLLLYAVLLLVALLFTAVAGAVALG, from the coding sequence ATGGGCGCCTGGCAGCCGCTGCCGGACGGTCTGCCGCCGGAGGTGCGGCACTTCGTCGAGCAGTTGCGGCTCCTCAAGGACCGGACCGGCCTCAGCCTGGTCGCGCTGGGTGCGCGCACCGCGTACAGCAAGTCCTCCTGGCAGCGTTATCTCAACGCCACCCAGCCACCGCCCAGGCAGGCCGTCGCCGCCCTGTGCCGGGTCGCGGGCCTGGCCGACGCCGACGCCGAACGGCACGCCGTGCGCTGGGAGATGGCCGTCCAGGTCTGGCCCCGCCCGGCCCCGGCGCCCGCACGCTCCGCCGGACCGCAGGGGACCGGGGAGTGGGAGGGGTACGACGCGTCCGAGGAGCGCGAGGCGTACGAGGACGCCCCCACCGTCCCCTGGTGGGAGCGGCTGGAGGAGCGGCCGCGTCCCGGCCCGGCCGGGCGCCTCCTGCTGTACGCCGTCCTGCTCCTGGTCGCCCTGTTGTTCACCGCGGTCGCCGGCGCCGTCGCCCTGGGGTGA
- a CDS encoding bifunctional methylenetetrahydrofolate dehydrogenase/methenyltetrahydrofolate cyclohydrolase translates to MTAQILDGKATAAAIKSDLTARVAALKEKGVTPGLGTILVGDDPGSHKYVAGKHRDCAQVGIASIQRELPATATQEEIEAVVRELNEDPSCTGYIVQLPLPKGIDENRILELMDPAKDADGLHPMNLGRLVLNEPAPLPCTPNGILSLLRAHGVEIKGAEVVVVGRGVTIGRPMPLLLTRRSENATVTQCHTGTRDLSAHLRRADIVVAAAGSPHLIRAEDIKPGAAVLDVGVSRNAEGKILGDVHPDVAEVAGWISPNPGGVGPMTRAQLLVNVVEAAERSVG, encoded by the coding sequence ATGACCGCCCAGATTCTCGATGGCAAGGCCACCGCAGCCGCGATCAAGTCCGATCTGACCGCCCGCGTGGCGGCGCTGAAGGAGAAGGGCGTCACGCCCGGCCTCGGCACGATCCTCGTCGGGGACGACCCCGGAAGCCACAAGTACGTCGCCGGCAAGCACCGCGACTGCGCCCAGGTCGGCATCGCCTCCATCCAGCGCGAACTGCCCGCCACAGCGACGCAGGAGGAGATCGAGGCGGTCGTTCGCGAGCTGAACGAGGACCCCTCCTGCACCGGGTACATCGTCCAGCTGCCCCTGCCCAAGGGCATCGACGAGAACCGCATCCTGGAGCTGATGGACCCGGCCAAGGACGCGGACGGACTGCACCCGATGAACCTCGGCCGGCTGGTCCTCAACGAGCCCGCGCCGCTGCCCTGCACCCCCAACGGCATCCTCTCCCTGCTGCGGGCCCACGGCGTGGAGATCAAGGGCGCCGAGGTCGTGGTCGTCGGCCGCGGCGTGACCATCGGCCGCCCGATGCCGCTGCTGCTGACCCGGCGCAGCGAGAACGCCACGGTGACCCAGTGCCACACCGGCACCCGCGACCTGTCCGCGCATCTCCGCCGCGCCGACATCGTCGTCGCGGCGGCAGGCTCCCCGCACCTGATCCGCGCCGAGGACATCAAGCCGGGCGCCGCCGTCCTGGACGTCGGCGTCTCGCGCAACGCCGAGGGCAAGATCCTGGGTGACGTGCACCCGGACGTCGCCGAGGTGGCCGGCTGGATCTCCCCGAACCCCGGCGGTGTCGGCCCGATGACCCGGGCCCAGTTGCTGGTCAACGTGGTCGAGGCGGCGGAGCGCAGTGTCGGCTGA
- a CDS encoding GNAT family N-acetyltransferase, with protein sequence MDAGVMGSGTRSDRAVPVRATSAHAAGWVLRSAVAADIEVIAELRATVMRADLERLGRYDEHRVRQRLRDSFSPQHTSIIMLDRELAGCVTVRPAEGRQWLEHFYLAPHCQGRGIGSAVLRTVLERTDAQGMTVGLNVLQGSGARRLYERHGFVVEAQDPIDVFMIRPPGAMASTPAKA encoded by the coding sequence ATGGATGCCGGGGTGATGGGGAGCGGTACGCGATCGGACAGGGCAGTGCCTGTACGGGCCACGTCGGCGCACGCCGCGGGCTGGGTGCTGCGTTCTGCGGTGGCAGCGGACATCGAGGTGATCGCGGAGTTGCGGGCCACGGTCATGCGTGCGGACTTGGAACGCCTTGGGCGCTACGACGAGCATCGGGTACGGCAGCGGCTGCGGGACTCCTTCTCCCCGCAGCACACGTCGATCATCATGCTCGACCGTGAACTCGCAGGATGCGTCACGGTCCGGCCCGCCGAAGGCAGGCAGTGGCTGGAGCACTTCTACCTTGCTCCGCACTGTCAGGGCCGAGGGATCGGATCCGCTGTGTTGCGCACGGTGCTGGAGCGAACGGACGCGCAGGGCATGACGGTGGGCTTGAACGTCTTGCAGGGCAGTGGTGCCCGGCGACTCTACGAGCGCCACGGATTCGTCGTGGAAGCCCAGGACCCGATTGACGTGTTCATGATACGCCCGCCGGGGGCGATGGCGAGCACTCCTGCGAAAGCCTGA
- a CDS encoding malate dehydrogenase has translation MTRTPVNVTVTGAAGQIGYALLFRIASGQLLGADVPVRLRLLEITPALKAAEGTAMELDDCAFPLLQGIDITDDPNVAFDGANVALLVGARPRTKGMERGDLLEANGGIFKPQGKAINDHAADDIKVLVVGNPANTNALIAQAAAPDVPAERFTAMTRLDHNRALTQLAKKTGSTVSDIKRLTIWGNHSATQYPDIFHATVAGKNAAETVNDEKWLAEEFIPTVAKRGAAIIEARGASSAASAANAAIDHVYTWVNGTADGDWTSMGIPSDGSYGVPEGLISSFPVTTKDGKYEIVQGLDINEFSRARIDASVKELEEEREAVRSLGLI, from the coding sequence ATGACCCGCACTCCCGTGAACGTCACCGTCACCGGCGCGGCCGGCCAGATCGGTTACGCCCTGCTCTTCCGCATCGCCTCCGGCCAGCTGCTCGGCGCGGACGTGCCGGTCAGGCTGCGCCTCCTGGAGATCACGCCGGCGCTGAAGGCCGCCGAGGGCACGGCCATGGAGCTGGACGACTGCGCGTTCCCGCTCCTGCAGGGCATCGACATCACCGACGACCCGAACGTCGCCTTCGACGGCGCCAACGTCGCCCTGCTCGTCGGCGCCCGCCCCCGCACCAAGGGCATGGAGCGCGGCGACCTGCTGGAGGCCAACGGCGGCATCTTCAAGCCGCAGGGCAAGGCCATCAACGACCACGCCGCGGACGACATCAAGGTCCTGGTCGTCGGCAACCCGGCCAACACCAACGCCCTGATCGCCCAGGCCGCCGCCCCGGACGTACCGGCCGAGCGCTTCACCGCGATGACCCGCCTCGACCACAACCGCGCGCTGACCCAGCTGGCGAAGAAGACCGGCTCCACGGTCTCCGACATCAAGCGCCTGACCATCTGGGGCAACCACTCCGCCACGCAGTACCCGGACATCTTCCACGCCACGGTCGCCGGCAAGAACGCCGCCGAGACCGTGAACGACGAGAAGTGGCTGGCCGAGGAGTTCATCCCGACCGTCGCCAAGCGCGGCGCGGCGATCATCGAGGCCCGCGGCGCGTCCTCGGCCGCCTCGGCCGCCAACGCCGCCATCGACCACGTGTACACGTGGGTCAACGGCACGGCGGACGGCGACTGGACCTCCATGGGCATCCCGTCGGACGGCTCCTACGGCGTCCCGGAGGGCCTGATCTCCTCCTTCCCGGTCACCACCAAGGACGGCAAGTACGAGATCGTCCAGGGCCTGGACATCAACGAGTTCTCCCGCGCCCGTATCGACGCCTCCGTCAAGGAGCTCGAGGAGGAGCGCGAGGCGGTCCGCTCCCTCGGCCTCATCTGA
- the purH gene encoding bifunctional phosphoribosylaminoimidazolecarboxamide formyltransferase/IMP cyclohydrolase, producing MTAESNKRPIRRALVSVYDKTGLEELARGLHEAGVELVSTGSTAARIAASGVPVTKVEDLTGFPECLDGRVKTLHPKVHAGILADLRLEDHQRQLAELGVEPFDLVVVNLYPFRETVASGASPDECVEQIDIGGPSMVRAAAKNHPSVAVVTSPERYADVLGAVSTGGFDLATRRRLAAEAFQHTAAYDVAVASWFASSYAPVDESRFPDFLGATYERKNTLRYGENPHQPAALYVGGGPAGGLAEAEQLHGKEMSYNNYTDTDAARRAAYDHDEPCVAIIKHANPCGIAVGADVAEAHRKAHACDPQSAFGGVIAVNRPVSREMAEQVAEIFTEVIVAPDYEDGALEALARKKNIRVLKAPNGPCNRVEAKHIDGGVLLQVTDRLQADGDDPANWTLASGEALDADGLAQLAFAWKACRAVKSNAILLAKDGASVGVGMGQVNRVDSCRLAIRRAGEERARGSYAASDAYFPFPDNIEVLAAAGVRAIVQPGGSIRDELSIEAAKKAGVTMYFTGTRHFFH from the coding sequence GTGACCGCCGAGAGCAACAAGCGGCCCATCCGGCGCGCGCTCGTCAGCGTCTACGACAAGACCGGTCTGGAGGAGCTCGCGCGCGGGCTGCACGAGGCCGGCGTCGAACTCGTCTCCACCGGCTCCACCGCCGCGAGGATCGCCGCGTCCGGCGTGCCCGTCACCAAGGTCGAGGACCTCACCGGCTTCCCCGAGTGCCTGGACGGCCGGGTCAAGACCCTGCACCCCAAGGTGCACGCGGGCATCCTCGCCGACCTGCGCCTGGAGGACCACCAGCGGCAGCTGGCCGAGCTGGGCGTCGAGCCGTTCGACCTCGTCGTCGTGAACCTGTACCCGTTCCGCGAGACGGTCGCCTCCGGCGCCTCCCCGGACGAGTGCGTCGAGCAGATCGACATCGGCGGCCCCTCGATGGTCCGCGCCGCCGCCAAGAACCACCCCTCGGTCGCGGTCGTCACCAGCCCCGAGCGCTACGCCGACGTCCTCGGCGCGGTCTCCACCGGCGGCTTCGACCTGGCCACCCGGCGACGCCTGGCCGCCGAGGCCTTCCAGCACACGGCCGCCTACGACGTCGCCGTCGCCTCCTGGTTCGCCTCCTCCTACGCTCCCGTGGACGAGTCGCGGTTCCCCGACTTCCTCGGCGCCACCTACGAGCGCAAGAACACCCTCCGCTACGGCGAGAACCCGCACCAGCCCGCCGCGCTCTACGTCGGCGGCGGCCCGGCCGGCGGCCTCGCCGAGGCCGAGCAGCTGCACGGCAAGGAGATGTCGTACAACAACTACACGGACACGGACGCCGCGCGCCGTGCCGCGTACGACCACGACGAGCCGTGCGTCGCGATCATCAAGCACGCCAACCCGTGCGGCATCGCGGTCGGCGCCGACGTCGCCGAGGCGCACCGCAAGGCGCACGCCTGCGACCCGCAGTCCGCGTTCGGCGGCGTGATCGCCGTGAACCGTCCGGTGAGCCGGGAGATGGCCGAGCAGGTCGCCGAGATCTTCACCGAGGTGATCGTGGCGCCGGACTACGAGGACGGCGCGCTGGAGGCCCTCGCCAGGAAGAAGAACATCCGCGTCCTGAAGGCCCCGAACGGTCCCTGCAACCGGGTGGAGGCCAAGCACATCGACGGCGGGGTGCTGCTCCAGGTCACCGACCGGCTCCAGGCCGACGGCGACGACCCGGCGAACTGGACTCTTGCCAGCGGCGAGGCGCTGGACGCGGACGGGCTGGCCCAGCTCGCCTTCGCCTGGAAGGCCTGCCGGGCGGTGAAGTCCAACGCGATCCTGCTCGCCAAGGACGGCGCCTCGGTCGGCGTCGGCATGGGCCAGGTCAACCGGGTCGACTCCTGCCGGCTCGCCATCCGGCGCGCCGGTGAGGAGCGGGCCCGGGGCTCGTATGCCGCGTCGGACGCCTACTTCCCGTTCCCGGACAACATCGAGGTCCTCGCCGCCGCCGGGGTCAGGGCCATCGTCCAGCCCGGCGGGTCGATCCGGGACGAGCTGTCGATCGAGGCCGCCAAGAAGGCCGGCGTCACGATGTACTTCACCGGGACCCGCCACTTCTTCCACTGA
- the purN gene encoding phosphoribosylglycinamide formyltransferase, protein MAAKPVAKRLVVLVSGSGTNLQALLDAIAESGVEAYGAEIVAVGADRDGVEGLARAERAGVPTFVRKVKDYATREEWDAALAEAVAAYEPDLVVSAGFMKIVGKEFLARFGGRFVNTHPALLPSFAGAHGVRDALAYGVRVTGCTVHFVDDGVDTGPIIAQGVVEVRDEDDESALHERIKEVERRLLVEVVGRLARNGYRIEGRKVVIQ, encoded by the coding sequence GTGGCCGCCAAGCCCGTGGCCAAGCGCCTCGTCGTGCTGGTCTCCGGATCCGGCACCAATCTGCAGGCGCTCCTCGACGCGATCGCCGAGTCCGGTGTCGAGGCGTACGGCGCCGAGATCGTCGCCGTGGGCGCCGACCGCGACGGCGTCGAGGGGCTCGCGCGCGCCGAACGCGCCGGGGTGCCCACCTTCGTGCGGAAGGTCAAGGATTACGCGACCCGGGAGGAGTGGGACGCGGCGCTCGCGGAGGCGGTCGCCGCGTACGAGCCGGACCTGGTCGTCTCCGCCGGGTTCATGAAGATCGTGGGGAAGGAGTTCCTCGCGCGGTTCGGCGGGCGGTTCGTCAACACGCACCCCGCCCTGCTGCCCAGTTTCGCTGGAGCCCACGGCGTGCGGGACGCGCTCGCGTACGGCGTCAGGGTCACCGGCTGCACCGTCCACTTCGTCGACGACGGCGTCGACACCGGACCGATCATCGCCCAGGGCGTGGTCGAGGTCCGGGACGAGGACGACGAGAGTGCGCTGCACGAGCGCATCAAGGAAGTCGAGCGAAGGCTGCTCGTCGAGGTCGTGGGGCGGCTCGCCCGCAACGGCTATCGCATCGAGGGACGAAAGGTAGTTATCCAGTGA
- a CDS encoding DUF6350 family protein, giving the protein MAVVMQTTHRRPPLSPLRTRVRDRSPGVGAGFLGGAVAAGLGLGSFAVLVIALWISSPYPDSGPGGALHVAAALWLLAHGAELVRTDTLTGVPAPVGVPPLLLLALPVLLVHRAARDAADRGDGGPLLPAHTAWAGVVLGYLAVGGGAVAYTAGGALRPSWEWTVGYVPLVAVVAAGSGVWTAYGCPRAPVERALGALPSEVRRLLLGPGPRARLGAAARAAGAGAVVFTGGGALVLGVSLVEHTEAAQGAFLRLTEGWSGRFAVLLLCLALLPNAVLWAVAYALGPGFVLGTGHVVDPFSSAPAPLLPPFPLLAAVPDAGPGTTLNWASTAVPVAAGLTMGWFVAGAAVREGQDDGSDGAWSWRRTAGGAGLACVLCAAGLGALAAEAGGPLGGAALARFGPVGWQVGVAALVWTVAVAAPTAVAVRAWYCRGGRAARRPRGGAGSRVRVQAGGVKGAAASAATAASAVSATSAVSAVSAAPRERATPLPGRYDPALEPYDVLPLDPSDGESSSWNEDDTARRARWAALKEGAAEATGPEESAGGAEPVASAEEAPSGAGAGAGAGGVLGGEAAEPRPAAAGAPAPGAPDNADAS; this is encoded by the coding sequence ATGGCGGTCGTGATGCAGACGACCCATCGACGTCCGCCCCTGTCGCCCCTGCGCACCCGTGTCCGGGACCGCTCACCGGGTGTGGGCGCCGGCTTCCTGGGCGGCGCGGTGGCGGCGGGGCTCGGCCTCGGCTCGTTCGCCGTACTCGTCATCGCGCTGTGGATCAGCTCGCCGTACCCCGACAGCGGGCCCGGCGGTGCGCTGCATGTCGCCGCCGCGCTGTGGCTGCTGGCGCACGGGGCCGAACTGGTCCGCACCGACACGCTCACCGGAGTGCCCGCGCCCGTCGGCGTGCCCCCGCTGCTGCTGCTCGCGCTGCCGGTGCTGCTGGTGCACCGGGCGGCACGGGACGCCGCCGACAGGGGCGACGGCGGGCCGCTCCTCCCCGCGCACACGGCGTGGGCGGGCGTCGTCCTCGGCTACCTCGCCGTCGGCGGCGGCGCCGTGGCCTACACGGCGGGCGGGGCGCTGCGGCCCTCGTGGGAGTGGACGGTGGGGTACGTGCCGCTGGTCGCCGTGGTGGCGGCGGGCAGCGGCGTGTGGACGGCGTACGGCTGTCCGCGCGCCCCCGTGGAGAGGGCCCTGGGCGCACTGCCGAGTGAAGTACGGCGGCTGCTCCTCGGGCCGGGGCCCCGGGCGCGCCTCGGAGCGGCGGCCCGGGCGGCGGGGGCCGGGGCGGTGGTGTTCACGGGGGGCGGGGCGCTGGTGCTGGGGGTGTCGCTGGTGGAGCACACCGAGGCGGCGCAGGGGGCGTTCCTGCGGCTGACGGAGGGCTGGTCGGGGCGGTTCGCCGTACTGCTGCTGTGCCTGGCGCTGCTGCCGAACGCGGTGCTGTGGGCGGTGGCGTACGCCCTCGGGCCCGGCTTCGTGCTCGGCACGGGCCATGTCGTGGACCCGTTCTCCTCCGCTCCGGCCCCGTTGCTGCCGCCCTTCCCGTTGCTCGCGGCGGTACCGGACGCGGGCCCCGGCACCACGCTGAACTGGGCGTCCACGGCGGTGCCGGTGGCGGCCGGGCTGACGATGGGCTGGTTCGTGGCGGGGGCTGCGGTGCGGGAGGGGCAGGACGACGGGAGCGACGGCGCGTGGTCGTGGCGGCGGACGGCGGGCGGCGCCGGGCTGGCGTGCGTGCTGTGCGCGGCCGGGCTCGGCGCGCTCGCCGCGGAGGCGGGCGGCCCGCTGGGTGGTGCCGCCCTCGCCCGGTTCGGGCCGGTGGGGTGGCAGGTGGGGGTGGCCGCGCTGGTGTGGACGGTGGCGGTGGCAGCGCCGACGGCGGTGGCTGTGCGGGCCTGGTACTGCCGGGGAGGCCGGGCGGCGCGGCGGCCGCGGGGCGGGGCGGGGTCGCGGGTGCGGGTGCAGGCGGGCGGGGTGAAGGGCGCCGCCGCGTCGGCGGCAACTGCTGCGTCCGCGGTGTCCGCCACGTCTGCTGTTTCCGCGGTGTCCGCCGCGCCGCGTGAGCGGGCCACCCCGCTGCCTGGTCGCTACGACCCCGCTCTCGAGCCGTATGACGTGCTGCCGCTGGATCCGTCGGACGGCGAGTCATCCTCCTGGAACGAGGACGATACGGCCCGCCGGGCTCGGTGGGCTGCGCTGAAGGAGGGGGCGGCGGAGGCCACGGGGCCGGAGGAGTCCGCCGGGGGTGCTGAACCGGTGGCTTCCGCGGAGGAGGCTCCGTCCGGTGCCGGTGCCGGTGCCGGTGCCGGTGGCGTGCTCGGCGGGGAGGCCGCTGAGCCGCGACCCGCTGCCGCGGGTGCCCCGGCGCCGGGCGCGCCCGACAACGCGGACGCCTCCTGA
- a CDS encoding DUF3017 domain-containing protein: MSAEAGRAPRDAAPAEPELEVRDPVSAPDAAGRPRRVTRRFPLFTKDTARPEGGGRAAPSDAPAPARQWPVLAVLSTVGLGLLLTALDAFRVGLLLIGAALLGGAALRWLIPRVGMLAVRSRFTDIVTYAVLGGVIVLLALMAQPKPWLEIPFLDDALHFTVRS; the protein is encoded by the coding sequence GTGTCGGCTGAGGCGGGGCGCGCCCCGCGGGACGCGGCCCCCGCGGAGCCGGAGCTGGAGGTGCGGGACCCGGTCAGCGCGCCGGACGCCGCGGGCAGGCCGCGGCGGGTCACGCGCCGCTTCCCGCTGTTCACCAAGGACACGGCCCGCCCCGAGGGCGGCGGCCGGGCCGCGCCCAGCGACGCGCCGGCACCCGCGCGGCAGTGGCCGGTGCTCGCCGTTCTCTCCACGGTGGGGCTGGGACTGCTGCTGACCGCCCTCGACGCCTTCCGGGTCGGGCTGCTGCTGATCGGTGCGGCGCTGCTCGGCGGCGCCGCGCTGCGCTGGCTGATTCCCCGCGTCGGCATGCTCGCCGTCCGCTCCCGCTTCACGGACATCGTCACCTACGCCGTTCTGGGCGGCGTGATCGTCCTGCTGGCGCTGATGGCCCAGCCGAAGCCCTGGCTGGAGATCCCTTTCCTGGACGACGCCCTGCACTTCACGGTCCGCAGCTGA